In a genomic window of Chryseobacterium sp. G0162:
- a CDS encoding serine acetyltransferase, whose product MPEYTAIQKDFYRESGKWLSTFEIWKKCINPNLHYLYILRKAQKYQKKSISGLFWKFVLRHYQIKYGFQIYPETQIGEGLYLGHWGALVINPKAKIGKNCNIAQGVTIGQQNRGKNEGYPVIGDEVWIGPNAVIVGNVNIGNNVLIAPNAYVNFDVPDDSMVMGNPGKIYPTENATNGYINNKIS is encoded by the coding sequence ATGCCAGAGTATACAGCAATACAGAAAGATTTTTACAGGGAAAGCGGAAAATGGCTTTCTACATTTGAGATTTGGAAAAAGTGCATTAATCCTAATCTTCATTATCTCTATATCCTCAGAAAAGCTCAGAAATACCAGAAAAAATCTATTTCCGGTTTATTCTGGAAATTTGTTTTAAGGCATTATCAGATAAAATATGGATTTCAGATTTATCCTGAAACGCAGATCGGAGAAGGCTTATATCTGGGGCATTGGGGAGCGCTTGTTATCAATCCTAAAGCGAAAATCGGCAAAAACTGTAATATTGCCCAAGGAGTAACGATCGGACAGCAGAATAGAGGTAAAAATGAAGGCTACCCTGTTATTGGTGATGAAGTATGGATTGGCCCAAACGCCGTTATTGTTGGCAACGTAAACATAGGAAACAATGTTTTGATTGCCCCCAATGCCTACGTTAATTTTGACGTTCCTGATGATTCTATGGTCATGGGAAATCCCGGCAAAATCTATCCTACAGAAAATGCTACCAATGGATATATCAACAATAAGATATCTTAA
- a CDS encoding DUF2306 domain-containing protein has translation MKKFLFVIMCFFALMIGMYPLIYFFVEHKHTFLGLKSPEILHNQIWKFAFFAHIIFGGISLFIGWRQFGSKFRNKHPQLHRIIGKSYVISVLISSVSAIYMGIYANGGIISSVGFIFLGLVWLITTLTAVAQIRKGNVMKHQQLMIYSYACTFAAVTLRLWYPLLTSVTKDPDNSYLAVAWLCWLPNLLVAYCINKKNVEVN, from the coding sequence ATGAAGAAATTCTTATTTGTCATCATGTGTTTTTTTGCATTAATGATCGGGATGTATCCTTTGATTTATTTTTTTGTAGAACATAAACATACTTTTTTAGGTTTAAAATCTCCGGAAATACTTCACAATCAAATTTGGAAGTTTGCATTTTTTGCTCATATCATTTTCGGTGGAATCTCTCTTTTCATTGGCTGGCGCCAGTTTGGTAGTAAATTTCGAAATAAGCATCCGCAACTTCATAGAATAATTGGAAAATCTTATGTTATTTCTGTATTGATAAGTTCTGTTTCTGCAATCTACATGGGAATATATGCCAACGGGGGAATTATATCGTCAGTTGGATTTATCTTTTTGGGATTGGTGTGGCTTATAACTACTTTAACTGCAGTTGCTCAAATCAGAAAAGGCAATGTGATGAAACACCAACAATTGATGATTTACAGTTATGCCTGTACCTTTGCGGCAGTAACATTAAGACTTTGGTATCCTTTGTTAACAAGTGTCACAAAGGATCCTGATAATTCTTATCTTGCTGTAGCATGGTTATGCTGGCTTCCCAATTTGCTGGTAGCCTATTGTATTAATAAAAAGAATGTTGAGGTTAATTAA
- a CDS encoding helix-turn-helix domain-containing protein, with amino-acid sequence MDFDLGILYWAGIFIAFFSSFLILGKREKKTQDFLLAMWFLIIGVHLIFFVLLRSDGYLKYPYLIGYELLFPFMHGPMLYLYILSVTGGNPGKKDWLLNWIPVLMIYMILFQFLMLSPQNRMVVYQNKGRGYEVLSDVIKVLMNVSGVLYVSLCLFAIKKYKRKISDQYSNTEKINLNWSYYLITGIALIWIAVIMRNDILIFSMVVLFILVAAYFGISRVGILDLPVTVGIEAETKAENEFVKYQKNSPGDEVIRTVYEKLVERMAHEKLYKDSELNLNHVAELLDIHPNILSQTINSVENKNFYDYINRHRVEEFKRIASLPENQKYTILSLAFESGFNSKTSFNRNFKKYMNCSPREFLKSQNLNLE; translated from the coding sequence GTGGATTTTGATTTGGGAATATTGTATTGGGCAGGAATTTTTATTGCCTTTTTTTCATCTTTTCTGATTTTGGGAAAACGGGAAAAGAAAACACAAGATTTTCTTTTAGCAATGTGGTTTTTGATTATCGGGGTCCATCTCATTTTTTTTGTATTACTGCGTTCAGATGGATACTTGAAATATCCTTATCTCATCGGATACGAACTGCTTTTCCCCTTTATGCATGGGCCAATGTTGTATTTGTATATTTTATCTGTAACGGGTGGAAATCCAGGTAAAAAGGACTGGCTGTTGAATTGGATTCCTGTTCTGATGATCTATATGATATTGTTTCAATTTCTCATGTTATCTCCTCAAAATAGAATGGTCGTTTATCAGAATAAAGGGAGGGGGTATGAGGTATTGAGTGACGTAATCAAAGTTTTAATGAATGTTTCAGGAGTTTTGTATGTAAGTCTGTGCCTCTTTGCTATTAAAAAATACAAACGGAAAATTTCTGATCAGTATTCTAATACTGAAAAAATTAATCTGAACTGGTCATATTATCTGATCACAGGAATTGCATTGATATGGATTGCTGTTATCATGAGAAATGATATCCTTATTTTTTCAATGGTTGTTTTGTTTATTTTGGTTGCTGCTTACTTTGGGATCAGTCGGGTTGGTATTTTAGATTTACCAGTTACAGTTGGTATTGAGGCTGAAACAAAAGCTGAAAATGAATTTGTAAAATACCAGAAAAATTCTCCCGGAGATGAAGTTATAAGAACTGTTTATGAAAAACTGGTAGAACGGATGGCTCATGAAAAACTGTATAAGGATTCAGAGCTTAACCTAAATCATGTTGCGGAATTGCTGGATATTCATCCAAATATATTATCTCAGACCATTAACTCTGTAGAAAATAAGAATTTTTATGATTATATCAACCGTCACCGGGTTGAGGAGTTTAAAAGAATAGCAAGCCTTCCTGAAAATCAAAAATACACGATTTTATCATTAGCCTTTGAAAGTGGTTTCAATTCCAAGACCTCATTTAACCGGAATTTTAAAAAATATATGAATTGTTCTCCCAGAGAGTTCTTAAAAAGTCAAAATCTTAACTTGGAGTAG
- a CDS encoding carbonic anhydrase, giving the protein MSQSYEVIFENNKKWVESKVSADPNFFHELAKTQHPDYLYIGCSDSRATAEELMGAKPGEVFVHRNIANIVNTLDMSSTAVIQYAVEHLKVKHIIVCGHYNCGGVKAAMTPQDLGLLNPWLRNIRDVYRLHQTELDSIEDEDKRYDRLVELNVQEQCINVIKMACVQERYILEEYPIVHGWVFDLRTGKIIDLEIDFEKILKDIQKIYNLTGSDWVMSRKTK; this is encoded by the coding sequence ATGTCACAATCGTACGAGGTTATTTTTGAGAACAATAAGAAATGGGTAGAATCTAAAGTTTCGGCAGATCCAAATTTCTTCCATGAGCTGGCAAAAACTCAACACCCGGACTATCTTTATATAGGATGTTCAGACAGTAGAGCAACAGCAGAAGAATTGATGGGTGCAAAACCCGGAGAAGTTTTTGTTCACAGAAACATCGCAAATATTGTGAATACTTTGGATATGAGTTCCACAGCAGTTATTCAATATGCTGTAGAACATCTTAAAGTAAAACATATTATCGTATGTGGACATTACAATTGTGGTGGTGTAAAAGCAGCGATGACTCCTCAGGATTTAGGATTATTGAATCCTTGGTTGAGAAATATCAGAGATGTTTACAGATTGCACCAGACAGAACTTGATTCTATCGAAGATGAAGATAAGCGTTATGACAGACTGGTTGAACTGAATGTTCAGGAGCAATGCATTAACGTAATAAAAATGGCCTGCGTACAGGAAAGATATATTTTAGAAGAATATCCTATTGTACATGGCTGGGTATTTGACCTTAGAACAGGTAAAATTATTGATCTTGAAATTGATTTTGAGAAAATCTTAAAAGACATCCAAAAGATCTACAACCTTACCGGTTCGGATTGGGTAATGAGCAGAAAAACTAAATAG
- a CDS encoding SulP family inorganic anion transporter encodes MKKTSLLGGIKENFPSGLVVFLVALPLCLGIALASGAPPLSGVIAGIVGGLVVGFLSNSNISVSGPAAGLTAIVLTAITDLGAFELFLCAGIIAGLIQLVLGFVRAGSISNYFPNNVIEGMLAAIGIIIILKQIPHALGFDKDYEGNQSLFSNGLNFNYFTELFGAIHLGAIMVTAVSVGILIAWDKFPALKRMKMLPGALVAVVAGILLNELFKLSGSTLAIGTEHLVSLPVPQSLDDFKNLITLPDFGGFTNPKVWIVGATIAIVASIETLLCIEASDRLDKQRRITDTNLELKAQGIGNLISSFIGGLPMTSVVVRSSANASAGATSKASAMIHGVLLLVCVLTIPFILNLIPLATLAAVLILVGYKLAKPATFKHFWHLGKFQFVPFVATVVAVVATDLLKGVGIGLAISVFYILQGNMKRAYYLSREKLDDADGIKIKLAEEVSFLNKAAIKKTLKNIKSNSTVIIDARETSYITTDVLEMIQDFANIRAKEEDINVELLGFKTSYKDYERSEDSHILITHKRAM; translated from the coding sequence ATGAAAAAAACATCATTATTAGGAGGAATCAAGGAGAATTTCCCTTCCGGACTCGTTGTATTCTTAGTAGCACTTCCATTGTGCTTAGGGATCGCTTTAGCATCTGGAGCACCACCATTATCCGGGGTTATTGCCGGAATTGTAGGTGGCCTTGTTGTAGGATTTCTTAGTAATTCAAATATATCGGTTTCAGGACCTGCCGCAGGTCTTACGGCTATTGTACTTACTGCAATTACTGACCTTGGAGCATTTGAACTCTTCTTATGTGCCGGGATTATTGCAGGTCTGATTCAATTGGTCTTAGGCTTTGTAAGAGCGGGTAGTATTTCCAATTATTTTCCCAATAACGTTATTGAAGGAATGCTTGCAGCTATCGGTATCATTATTATTTTAAAACAAATTCCTCATGCACTGGGGTTTGATAAAGATTATGAAGGAAATCAGTCACTATTCAGCAATGGTCTGAATTTTAATTATTTTACAGAACTATTCGGGGCTATTCACCTTGGAGCCATTATGGTAACGGCTGTATCTGTAGGGATACTTATTGCCTGGGATAAATTTCCTGCTCTTAAAAGAATGAAAATGCTTCCCGGAGCATTGGTTGCCGTAGTGGCCGGAATATTGTTAAATGAACTATTCAAACTATCAGGAAGTACATTGGCTATTGGTACAGAACATTTAGTATCCTTACCTGTTCCGCAATCATTGGATGATTTTAAGAATCTGATTACCCTACCGGATTTCGGAGGCTTTACCAATCCTAAAGTGTGGATCGTAGGAGCAACTATTGCTATTGTAGCTTCTATTGAAACATTACTTTGTATTGAAGCTTCTGACAGATTAGACAAGCAAAGAAGAATTACAGATACCAACCTTGAGCTTAAAGCACAGGGAATAGGAAACCTGATAAGCTCGTTTATTGGAGGGCTTCCTATGACATCTGTAGTAGTAAGAAGTTCTGCGAATGCCAGCGCCGGAGCAACGTCTAAGGCATCAGCAATGATCCACGGTGTCCTTTTGTTGGTTTGTGTATTAACCATTCCATTCATTCTGAACCTGATCCCGCTGGCAACCCTTGCTGCTGTATTGATCCTTGTAGGATATAAACTGGCAAAACCTGCTACTTTTAAACATTTCTGGCATCTTGGAAAATTCCAGTTTGTACCATTTGTAGCAACGGTAGTTGCTGTTGTAGCCACTGACCTGCTAAAAGGTGTCGGAATTGGTCTTGCCATCTCTGTATTCTATATTCTTCAGGGAAATATGAAAAGAGCTTATTATCTGAGCAGAGAAAAGCTGGATGATGCAGATGGAATTAAAATAAAGCTGGCTGAAGAAGTTTCATTCTTAAACAAAGCCGCCATTAAAAAAACACTTAAAAACATAAAATCTAACTCTACGGTAATCATCGATGCAAGAGAAACATCATACATCACAACAGATGTACTGGAAATGATCCAGGATTTTGCCAATATCCGTGCAAAAGAAGAAGATATCAATGTAGAACTTTTAGGCTTTAAAACATCATACAAAGATTATGAAAGAAGCGAAGATTCTCACATCCTGATTACGCACAAAAGAGCAATGTAA
- a CDS encoding carbonic anhydrase, with product MKAHTYETQSTITPEKALEFLKEGNQRFVNNLKANRDLLEQVNATREGQWPFAVVLSCIDSRTSAELIFDQGLGDVFSIRIAGNFVNQDILGSMEFGCNVAGSKLIVVLGHTKCGALKGGLDAAQIEGMGMDNLNHLINHFNPIINEVIEENEERSSKNSSLLERLNHQNVKSAIQDIRKQSATLKRLEEEGKIKIVGANYDVETGAVNWL from the coding sequence ATGAAAGCACATACATACGAAACTCAATCTACCATTACTCCTGAAAAAGCATTAGAGTTTTTAAAGGAAGGAAACCAAAGATTCGTTAATAACCTTAAAGCTAACAGAGACCTTCTTGAGCAGGTAAACGCAACCCGTGAAGGACAATGGCCTTTTGCAGTCGTTTTAAGCTGTATAGACAGCCGTACTTCTGCAGAGTTAATTTTTGATCAGGGATTGGGAGATGTTTTCAGTATCAGAATTGCCGGTAATTTTGTAAACCAGGACATTCTTGGTTCCATGGAATTTGGCTGTAACGTGGCAGGTTCTAAACTGATTGTAGTTTTAGGACACACTAAATGCGGAGCTTTGAAAGGAGGTCTTGATGCAGCACAAATTGAAGGAATGGGAATGGACAACCTGAACCACCTTATCAATCATTTCAATCCAATTATCAATGAAGTGATTGAAGAAAATGAAGAACGTTCGTCAAAAAACAGTTCTCTTTTAGAAAGACTTAATCACCAGAATGTAAAAAGTGCAATCCAAGACATTCGTAAACAAAGCGCAACGCTTAAAAGACTTGAAGAAGAAGGTAAAATCAAAATCGTTGGAGCGAACTACGATGTTGAAACGGGAGCAGTAAACTGGTTATAA
- the pth gene encoding aminoacyl-tRNA hydrolase: MKYLIVGLGNKGSEYENTRHNIGFKVAEKIAEKLEVPFNTANFGWMAEGKYKGRKVFVLKPDTYMNLSGNAVRYWMQKENIPLENVLIVTDDLALPFGTLRMKGKGSDAGHNGLKNINEVLQTQNYARLRFGISADFSAGRQVDYVLGTWNEEETEKLAERIDTFSKASLSFVFAGINNTMSGFNGK, translated from the coding sequence ATGAAATATTTAATCGTTGGGCTTGGTAACAAAGGCTCAGAATATGAAAATACACGACACAATATAGGCTTTAAAGTCGCTGAAAAAATAGCTGAAAAACTTGAAGTACCATTTAATACGGCTAATTTTGGCTGGATGGCGGAAGGAAAGTATAAGGGCAGAAAAGTTTTTGTTCTTAAACCGGATACCTATATGAATTTATCAGGTAATGCTGTGAGATACTGGATGCAGAAAGAAAACATCCCTTTGGAAAATGTACTGATTGTAACAGATGATCTGGCTCTCCCTTTCGGAACCCTGAGAATGAAAGGTAAGGGCTCTGATGCGGGTCACAATGGGCTTAAAAATATTAATGAAGTATTACAGACTCAGAATTATGCAAGGCTTCGTTTTGGAATTTCGGCAGATTTTTCTGCAGGACGTCAGGTTGATTATGTATTAGGAACATGGAATGAAGAGGAAACTGAAAAACTAGCTGAAAGAATAGATACTTTTTCAAAAGCTAGTCTTTCTTTTGTTTTTGCAGGAATCAACAATACGATGTCGGGATTTAACGGAAAGTAA